TGAAAATAGTGATGAAGCAACAATGCGTAATGCTATTTACACACACATTAATAATGAATTTTCAAGTAGAAATCTTGGTATTTCTATTCCCAAAGATGTTTTATTAAGAAATGATATTAATCTTCAAATTTCTATTTTAAAACGCAAAACAAAAGTTAAACTAACAGTTATTCCAAATAGAAATGGACAAATAGTTGGTGAAACAAGTTTTAATGTCGAAACTGATTTCGATGCAACGAAATTAGTAAGAATTCCATTGAATTTAATTAAAGATTGAACAACCACTAAGTTTAACGAAAACATCTTATCAATACTTAGACAAAAAGTAGTAGATAAAGCAGTTAAATTTTTAAGAGATGAATATCAATTAGATTTTCTATTAGATTACAATATTGATTTCAAAGATTTAAATGAGATTATTAGAGGAATTTCTATTTCTGATAATCTAGAACGCTTTGGTGCAATTAGAATTTTAGGAGATAATCGTACAACTGAAGGCACTAAAGAATTACCATTTAGTAATCAAACAGATAAACAAATAACTGATGATTTAGATACAACTGATTTAGTTGTTGATGGTATAAAAATTAGAAATTTAGCACTTATTCCTGATTGAGAAACAAGAGATTATACAGAAAATAGAATAAGCATAATTGAAACAAAAATAATCAATTCTGCTATTAGTTATATGACTGATAACAACTATGTTTTTGGTATTGATTATTTAATTGATAATCAAGAACTAAGAAACACTCTTAGAAATATTTCAAAAAATGATGGTTTAAAACACGAAGGTGTTATAACATTGATATCTGTTTTTGGTAAAACCATCGGGAAGAAACAACTAAAATTTACAAACACAATAAGTTCTGAATTGAATGTAATTGATGACTTAAAAGAACCTGTAGATTTATCTATTATTCCTGATTGAGAAAATGCAAATTATTCAGAAAATTCAAAACAAGAATTAAGAAACAAATTAATTCAAGCAATAACAACATATCTTGAAAAACATAATTTGACTTTATTCAAAGATTATAAATTCAATGCAAACGAAATCAATCAAGTAATAAATGAAGTAATGATTAGTGATAATCAAATACATAATGGTACAATAACCATTTACCCAATTCAAGGTAAGAGCATTAACACTAAAAGTTTTACTTTTACTAACCAAACCGATAAGCAAATAATTGATGATTTAGATGAAACAATAGATTATGGAAATAGTCTTAAAAAAGCAACTTTAAGTGCAATTAATGGTGATTTATTTGTGTTTAGAGAAAATGATAAGGAACGCATAAAAAGACTTTTCTTAGAGCGTTTATCATCTCATATTAAAAACATTTATAAACTAGATTTAAATGTGCATTATGAAGTTGATGATACACAATTAAACAATGCTATTGAAGCAATAGCAATACCTGATGATTTAGTTCATACAAGTAGAGTTATTTTACATTCAAAAGATAATAAAGCTGATGAAAATGGTTATGTATTAATTGCTAACAAAACAAGTATTCCATTTATTAATAAAAATAACATAACATCAACAGAAACAAATAGAGAAAAAGAAGCTTTCAAAAAAGCAGTTTCATATTTCCTTATACCTGTTGGAATTCTTAGTTTTATATCGTTAGCATTACTTGGTTGATTTGTATATATGAAAAAATATAAGAACAAAGTTCAATAAAATAAGTCTCAACGTAAAAGTTGAGATTTTATTTGCGGAACAAAATAACAATAATTATTTTTAATAATTATTGTTGTATAATATTTATAAGAAAATATGATTAAGGTGGTGAATATATGTTTAATTTATTAAAACGCAAAAATACATTAAAAGAATTTATATCTGGTAAAGATGATAAGGGAATGATATTCAATGTTCTTGGAGAAAAAATCTCTGAACACCCATTAGTGATTTATTACGATGTTGATTCGAGACAAGTTTTTTATTTAAAAATGCGTTCTAAGAAGTCGAATGAATTAAAAAGTCGTAATGCATTTGATTGAGAAGAAGAAATTAAAATTAACGGTACATCTAAATTTAGTTTTATTAAGCATACATCATATGTAGATTGTGCACAAATTTTTGTAATGTCTGAAGATGATTTTCAAAAATTACACCCTGATAATGATTATTTAGATTTAAATTCATTAGGTTTTCAAACATCAAAGAAAATTTTAGATAAGGTAATCAGCAATTTAAATCACACACCACCAAAAGTAAGTATTACAGAAGTTAGTGTTAAAGAAGAAAATAACGAACTTAAAACAGTTCCAAATATTTTATATTGTTGAGAAACATTAGAAAATATTGAATCTGTAGCAGCAACCAAAAATATAGACAATGAAAAAGATATAAAAACTAAAACAAAATTAATGAAGCAATATATAACAGCAATTGACAAAATAAACTTTATAAACAAAAATAAGAATTTTGTTAGTGTTGAAATGGTTTCTGCTTCATTACGAGAAGCGCAAAAGTATCTAAACGAAGACATTGATTTATATAAGACAGAGAAGAATAAGAATTTTGTTTTTGATGCATTAGAAAACAAAATTAAAGACACTACATTACCATATATTAGAACTGCAATTTATATAAGAAATTATAGAAGTCAAAACAAACAAAAAGATGATATATATGATGTTATGAAATATATCAAAAAGCATATGTACAATGAGAAGAAAAATGCTCTTAGAGTTGATATAGACAAAGCAGAAGAAAAATGAATGGAATATATAAGTTCAAGTGAAAGAGATGAAATTGTAAGTACATTCTATAAAACAAATCAAATCAAATTACCAGATTGTTTTAATAAACCTGAGTTTTTAAAACAACAAAAGAAACAAGTACAAGAATTAAAAGTGCAACAATATTGTGCAGAACAAAGGAAAACAGAAGCCGAAAATAAAATAGATGTAAATCTTTTTGATGAAGAATATCTAGATGAAACTAATCAAACCATTACTAGTCAAACAAAAAAATCTACTTCTATAATGTAGGAAATAGATTATAATATATGTACTGCTTTAGTGCTCCCAAAATTTAAGGAGCACTTTTTTTATGCAAAAATTTAATAAAAATGTGGAAAATTACTTGAAATGCGGAAATGTTTTTCTACTGAAAAAACACTAAAATATAATATTTTTGTTATGAGAAATATTATAGAAATCGAAGAAAATAAAAATCACATTAAACAAGCATTAGAAGAAAAGATTGCTAAAATCAATGAATTAGAAAAACATTTTAGAGAAGTAATTCGTAAAAAAGAACACCCAAATTGAAAAATTTGTAGATATAAGAAAAGAAAATATATCACTAAATTTGGTGTTTTTGAACTGAACATTACTATGTATGAAAAGAAACAAGAGAATGGAAAATTAAAGAGATTTGTTTATTATCATCACGATTTATTAAAGCAATTATCACGCCAAAAATATGATTTTACAATAATAGAAGAAACAATAGAAGCGATATTAAAAAATGATAGTTTGCCAACCGTTAATGGTAAAAGAATAGAACCAAGCACAGCAAGATTTTGAATGAAAAAATATGCAATAGAAGAAAAGATAATTAATGAAAATAACAAGTTAATCGAGCACTTTCAAAAGGAAAAAATCAATAAGAAAAACGAGCAAATTAACATTGAAATTGATGATACGTACCACAAGATAAATTATGGAAAATCAAAGGAAAAAGTACGCTTTAGAACGGCTGTTTTTCACACTGATTTTACCAATAAAGATATTAAGAAAAAAGGTGTCGTTTTACTTGAAATTAATGAGTTCATCAAAGGTAAAGAACACACTAAAAAATCATCACAATATTACGATATTTTAGCCGAAAAAACATCTGAATTTGTACACGAAGAATCGCAAATTTTAGTGAAAGGTGATGGCGCAAGATGAATAAAAAATTCGATTTTATTGTGAGAGAATTCATCATTTTACCTTGATAAATTTCATCTCATAAAGAAAATAAAAGGTGCAATCGGACACCAAAGAAATGTATCAAACCCATTCAAAAAAGTCTTTCAAAATCTCAAAGTTGAACATCATAATCAGTATTGATATGATGTATTTTTGTATGTTCTGGAAAACAAAAATAAAGATGATTTTATGAAATTGAAAGATGATTTTTTAGCTGTATTAGAAGAAAAATTCAATGATAAAAAATTGTTAAATCACGTAAAAGAATTATTTAGATACATCAAAAATAATGAAAACGGAATATGAGATTTAGATGGAAAAAGAAAAATTGTAAGATGTTATACTGAACATTTTATGTATTACAAATGCAAAAAGAACATCAAAAAATCACATAGTTTCTTTGGTTTAAATCTAACAAAATTAAAGATTATGTACAATAACTTGGTAAATGGTTTTGCAACTATTTTTGCATAGTGGTGCAAATTTGGTGCGCATTTTTAAGATATGTATATACATAGTATATAAAAAATGTGTTGGTGCAAAAGTGATGCAAATTTGATAATACTGATGCAAATTTCAAAAAGAAAAATCTTGAATTTTTTACCAAAGTAATTATTTATAAAATAAATAATTAAAAAACAAGATAATGCGCCATACAGTAAGTATGTGGTGCGCACCTTATCTTGCCTTTAAAGGACGCGCATATGCGTGCGCGTTATTTTTGCTGAAGCAAAAATGCGGAAAATTTTGTGGAAATTTTCAAAAAATAACGAAAAAAAGCGAAAATGATGTAACATTAGAATGAAGCAGGAAATATATACGTTCCTACACACCTTAATTTCACCCTTCCGTGTTTTATTTAGTTTTAAGAGATTAAAAGCAAAAGAAAAGCTCGGCATTATTTGACCGAGCGAGTAAAGTATATCTTAGTTTCCTTTTGAAACACGAGCACGTACAACGTGGTAAGGCATTAAAGCAATGATTCTTGCTCTTTTAATTGCGTTTGCAACTTTTCTTTGGTGTTTTGCACATGTACCTGTTGATGATTTAGCTTTGATTTGTCCTGTTGCTGTTACATATTTTCCTAATAATTCTACATTTTTGTAGTCTACATAGTGCATTTTGTTATCACAAAATTCACATGATTTTCTTCTACCTGCAAATGATTTTTTACGTTTGATTAAAGCCATATTTTCTCCTTTATTTAATCAAGATTATCTAAGTCAAATAATGGGGCTAAATTTTGTTCAGCATCATTATTTGCTTCTTGATTTGATTTATTTGTTGAAATTTCGTTACTTAATGTAGGAGTGTTGTCGATTTTGTTGCCTTCAACATTATAGTTGTAATCAAATTTTTGGTTTCTTGTGTAACTACGTGTATTTGCACCTTGATTAAAACTGTTGTTTAACCCATAGGCCTGAGGTGCATTTGACGTTGTGTTATTAGGTTGTCTCAAGTTTGGTGTAAATGTTGCATTTGATCCGTTTGCAGCAATTCTTGCTTCAACAACTTGTTTTGGTTCTAACGGGTTAATACTGTTAATTCTAACATCATAACTACGAACCAATTGATTAGTTTGAGTACTATTGTAAGTACTTGATTGTAAAGAACCTGTTACAAGCACAAGTGAACCTTTTCTAATGTTTCTTGAAATAAACTCAGCAGTTTGAGTTCAAGCAACAAGTGGAATAAAATCAGCAATATCTTGCCCATTTACTTGATTTGAACCTGGACGATTAACTGCAATAGTTAAACGAACATATGGTACGTTATTTGAAGTATGAGCTAAGACTGGATCTGCTGTAATACGTCCAACTAATGTAATTTGATTTAGCATAAAATCTCTCCTAATTTAAAATTTGATTATTATTCAGTAACTAGTGCTTGTTCACTTGCAGTTTTATTAGCATGTGTTCTAGCAACTTTTTTATCTGAGTCTTGTTTAACAACTCTTTTAGCTCTTGGTTTTGCAGCTTCTTTAGCAGCTTTGTGTAAACCGTTTTCTGTATCTAAGTTGATTACAAGAATTCTTCAGATATCTTTGATGATGTTTGTACGACGTGTGAATTCAGCGATGTTTGTTCCGTCTGATTCTACGTAAGCTAAAACGTATTGTGCGTGTTTTGATTTGTTAATTTCGTAAGCTAATTCGTTTCTTTCAAGTTTTTCAACTTTTAAAACTCCTTTACCAAAAACTTCAGCCACTAAGTCTGTGTAAACTTTAACGTCTGCTTTTGGGCTAACGATTGACATAATTTCGTATTTGTTCATTTTTTCTCCTTTTGGACTTTA
The nucleotide sequence above comes from Mycoplasma sp. Pen4. Encoded proteins:
- a CDS encoding Mbov_0400 family ICE element protein, which gives rise to MFNLLKRKNTLKEFISGKDDKGMIFNVLGEKISEHPLVIYYDVDSRQVFYLKMRSKKSNELKSRNAFDWEEEIKINGTSKFSFIKHTSYVDCAQIFVMSEDDFQKLHPDNDYLDLNSLGFQTSKKILDKVISNLNHTPPKVSITEVSVKEENNELKTVPNILYCWETLENIESVAATKNIDNEKDIKTKTKLMKQYITAIDKINFINKNKNFVSVEMVSASLREAQKYLNEDIDLYKTEKNKNFVFDALENKIKDTTLPYIRTAIYIRNYRSQNKQKDDIYDVMKYIKKHMYNEKKNALRVDIDKAEEKWMEYISSSERDEIVSTFYKTNQIKLPDCFNKPEFLKQQKKQVQELKVQQYCAEQRKTEAENKIDVNLFDEEYLDETNQTITSQTKKSTSIM
- a CDS encoding Mbov_0401 family ICE element transposase-like protein, with product MRNIIEIEENKNHIKQALEEKIAKINELEKHFREVIRKKEHPNWKICRYKKRKYITKFGVFELNITMYEKKQENGKLKRFVYYHHDLLKQLSRQKYDFTIIEETIEAILKNDSLPTVNGKRIEPSTARFWMKKYAIEEKIINENNKLIEHFQKEKINKKNEQINIEIDDTYHKINYGKSKEKVRFRTAVFHTDFTNKDIKKKGVVLLEINEFIKGKEHTKKSSQYYDILAEKTSEFVHEESQILVKGDGARWIKNSILLWENSSFYLDKFHLIKKIKGAIGHQRNVSNPFKKVFQNLKVEHHNQYWYDVFLYVLENKNKDDFMKLKDDFLAVLEEKFNDKKLLNHVKELFRYIKNNENGIWDLDGKRKIVRCYTEHFMYYKCKKNIKKSHSFFGLNLTKLKIMYNNLVNGFATIFA
- the rpsR gene encoding 30S ribosomal protein S18, coding for MALIKRKKSFAGRRKSCEFCDNKMHYVDYKNVELLGKYVTATGQIKAKSSTGTCAKHQRKVANAIKRARIIALMPYHVVRARVSKGN
- a CDS encoding single-stranded DNA-binding protein; this encodes MLNQITLVGRITADPVLAHTSNNVPYVRLTIAVNRPGSNQVNGQDIADFIPLVAWTQTAEFISRNIRKGSLVLVTGSLQSSTYNSTQTNQLVRSYDVRINSINPLEPKQVVEARIAANGSNATFTPNLRQPNNTTSNAPQAYGLNNSFNQGANTRSYTRNQKFDYNYNVEGNKIDNTPTLSNEISTNKSNQEANNDAEQNLAPLFDLDNLD
- the rpsF gene encoding 30S ribosomal protein S6; translation: MNKYEIMSIVSPKADVKVYTDLVAEVFGKGVLKVEKLERNELAYEINKSKHAQYVLAYVESDGTNIAEFTRRTNIIKDIWRILVINLDTENGLHKAAKEAAKPRAKRVVKQDSDKKVARTHANKTASEQALVTE